In Microbacterium enclense, the DNA window CCGACATCGTCGTGCACCTCGGCATCCGCGATGCCGATGTGAACTGGTTCGAGGCCGCCCAGCTGCTGCTGTCGGCGCTCGTGCTGCCGGTGCTCGCCAAACTCGGCGACATGTTCGGGCACAAGCGCATCCTGCTGTTCTCGGCGATCGCGACGGCGGCGGCGAGTTGGTGGCTCGTCTTCGCCGACTCGTTCACGACGTTCTTGCTGGCGTGGGCGCTGCAAGGGTTCTACGTCGTGTGGCTCCCGCTGGAGATCGCCCTCATCTTCGACCGGGGTCGCCGCCAGAAGAGGGGCGTCTCGCAGACACGCCGCGCCGCGGGACTTCTGGTGGTGGGGCTGCAGGTCGGGGCCATCGCCGGAGCGCTCGCCGCCGGGCGCCTGTTCGCGGCGACCGGCGGGGACCTGCGCCTCTCTCTCGCGGTGCCCGCCATCGTCGTCACGCTGGTGTGCCTGGTCATCTGGTGGGGCGTGCCCGAATCGGAGCCGTCCTCCGGCCAGCGACGCCTGGACACCGGTGGTTTCGTCATCCTGGCGGCGGCGCTGCTCTGCGTCACCGGTGCCCTCTCGTTCGTCCGTCTGCCCGACGGTCCCGGTCCGGCGGTGATCGTCGGGCTGCTCATCGCGGGTGTCGTGCTCGGTGTCGTCTTCGTTCTGTTCGAACTGCGTCAGCCCGACCCGGCCGTCGACATCCGCGTGCTGCGCCGCCCCGAGATGTGGCCGGTGCAGGTGACGGCGTTCCTCGTGGGTCTCAGCCTGCTCGGAGCGCAGGGGCCGCTGGCAACGTATGCCGGCACCGACCGCGCGCTCGGCTACGGACTCGGGCTCGACGCCTCGGGACGCTCCAACATCATCGGCGTCTACCTCGTCTCGCTGATCGCGGGCGCGGTGCTGTTCGCCGTGACGTCGCGTCGCGCCAACCCCCGAGTGACGTTGATCGTGGCCGCCACTCTCGTGGGCGTCGGCTACGCGCTGCTCCTCCCCCTCCACGTCGAGCTCTGGCAGGTGCTGCTGTGCCTGAGCATCGCCGGCCTCGGGTCGGGCGCACTCGTGGCGGCGATGCCCGCCGCCGCCGCGGCCGCGGCTCCGCGCGGACAGACGGGTGTGGCGTCAGCCTTGACCAACACCACCAAGACGATCGGCGGCACCATGTCGTCGGCGGTGTTCGGTGTGGTGCTCGCGGGCGGAGCGGGAGCGGTCGTGGCCGAGACCGCGGCGCCGCTGTCGGGGTACCTGACGGTGTGGATCATCTGCGCGGCCGGCGGGTTCGTCGCGGCCGTGCTGCTCGTGTTCGTGCCGAAGGTGGCGTTCGCCGACACGGCGGAAGAGGAAGCGGCGGCCGGCGCCGGGCGCGGCGTCGTGGCCTGAGACCGGCGGGGAACGATGCCCGGGGGCTGAGACCGCCGGGCGCGGCGTCGTGGCCTGAGCCCGCGGCGCGAGGCCCCGTGGTCCACGGGTCACGGAGGAGGGATCACGACAACAGCTTGCCGAGCACGAGGCCGCCGATCAGGAACGCCGCCAGGGCGATGAGCGAGAGCCACGCGAAGAACGTCCACGACGTGCGCAGACGGCGACCCGCGGGTGCCACGTCGACGTCGCCCGCGTCGATGCTCAAGCCGTCCGTCAGGGCCGCGTCGGTCGACTCGACGCGATCGTCGCGCCACCGCTCCCACCGGTCGATCTTCGCCGCGAACGCGTCAGCGGTGCGTGTGACCTCGATCCAGCGCTCGGGATCGGTGGTGACGACGTCGCGCGGGTTCACGAGCAAGAGGGTGTCGTCGACGATCTCGATGTCCCACCCCCCTGCCCCGTCGATGGCGCGCGACATCACGTCGGGGGTGAACAGGTAGAGGGCGTCCTGCTCGTAGCCGGCAGGGCAGTACAGCTCGAAATGCTCGTCGAAGTCGCCTTCGAGCGACAGCCGCTGCGCGGCATCGGGTATGTACCCCATGGAGAACCGTCGCGTGCCGCGATCCGTCGCGCGCAGCACGATGTGCGGCAGCGGCCGGCCCAGCCGAATGGCGATCCATCCGCCGAAATGACCGTACGTGAAGCCGATTGAGAATCGGCGCACCTCGTAGTCGGCCCACTCGACCCCCCGTCCGGTGCGCGTCTGCATCCGCATGATGCGCGCCGCGGTATGGCCCGCACGGTCGCGCCATGCGCGCAGGGTTCCTGATCGTGGACCGGGGATGTACTCCATCGCATTGTCGTCCGCGAAACGCGTCAGCGTCCAATGTGTGCGCGGCGACGTGCGGCGCTGGTTCGTGCGCACGAGGAGCCACACCGAGAAGACCAGGACACCCGCCGAGCCGAGGAGCAGCATGGCTCTCCCGAACAGCTGGTCGGGAGCCGCCCAGCCGGTCGTCCGGAGCTCGTCGATGACGCCCGCCCCCAGGCCGAGCACGAGCAGGGAGCAGGAGGTCGTGAGGATGAGCGCGAGCCGACGGCGCCCGCGATTCTCCGGGTCACGGACTCGCGGCACCTCCTTCTGCAGCTCCGCCCAGAAGGCGCGGACCTCACCGGGGTGCGGTCTCGCGTGGAGGGCGTCGAGATTCAGGGTGCGTGCGCCGTGAGCCGGCTCGGCCTGGGGGACAGCGGGCGCGCCGGCGACGGCCATCGACGACGCCGCAGCGGCCGGCGCCGAGCGCGTCGGTCGAGGGGAGGCGTGGTCGGGAATCTCTCGACCGTCGTGCGAGGGCCCCCGCCGCGCCGGACGGTCGCGGGTCACGATCACGCCGGCGGCGGCCGGCGCCGCGCCGCTCCCGTCGTCGCGGAACGAGGGCGCGAGGGCTGCGACGGCCGCGTCCGCGGTCTCGAGGAGTCGCGACCACTCGGCGGGATCGATCGTGACGACGGCGGCCCGACGGATCAGCAGGATCGCGGTGCCGCTCGTCTCGATCTGCCAGCCCTCTCCGATCAGCCGACGCAGACCGGGCGTGAAGAATTCCCGCGCGGCATCCGCGTCGTCAGGGGCGCAGAACAGCACCGCGGCATGATCGCCGTCGCCGATCACCGCGTTCCGAGCGACCAACCGGGGTTCGGGCAGCGACGCGGTCGCCTCATCGATGGGCCGCAGCACCAGGTCGGGTGCCGGACGTGCCAGCCCGATCCCGATCATCCCCACCCGCTGCACGCTCGTGTAGGCGCTGCTCATCCGGTCGCGGAGCTCGAGATCGGCCCACGCGCGCGACGGCCGCACCCCTGCCCGCGACCGGACCGCGCCCAGAACCGTCACCTCGCCGGGACGCCGCCCCCAGCCCGGGACGTACCCGGTCGCGGCACCCGGTTCATAGACCAGCCCGTTGGCGTCCGCGAAATGCGCGAGCGCCCAGTGCCGGCGGAGGCGGGACCGGCCGCGGACGAGACGCACCGAGATCCACAACAGGAAAAGAAACAGGATGCCGAGCACGATGGCGCTCGGCATGGCCCGCCCGATGGCGTCTGCGCGGTACGGACTCGCCCCCGCGGCGTAGGCGATGATCCCGGAGATCACAAGGGCCGCGAGCACCCCGACGACCGCCGTCGATCCCACGGCGATGACGCGCAGAGCCAGAGACGGCCCTCCGCCCACCTGCGGATGTTCGGCGACGAATCCCGTCCAGAAGCGCCGCACCTCGCTCCCGCGCGGCCGCACGCGCAACGCGTCGGGGTCCACCGCCCGTCCGCCCCCCGCGGTCACGGCTCAGCCCTGCGTGTCTCGCACGCGCAAGGGCCCGCGCGCGAGCAGGTGCTGCGCCGACTGCGCGACCGGACGCACCGTGACGAGGTCGAGGTTGACGTGACCCGGCGCCCCGAGGGCGTACGCGATGACGTCGGCGACGTCGTCGGCCACGAGCGGCGCCTCGACGCCCTCGTACAGCTTGTCGGCGGCATCCTGATCCCCGCCGAGACGGTTGAGGGTGAACTCTTCGGTGCGCACCATGCCCGGCGCGATCTCGATGACCCGCAGCGGCTCCCCGTTCAGCTCCTGACGCAGGGCGTGCACGAGCATCGACTCTCCGGCCTTCGCCGCGTTGTAGCCGCCCCCGCCCGGGTACGCGTTCTGCGCGGCCGTCGAGGTGACGAACAACAGGTCGGCGTGGCCGGCAGCGTCGGCAGCGCGCCGGAGCACCGGCAGGAGGGATGCCACGAGCCGCTGCGACGCGAGCACGTTGGCCTCGAACATCCAGCGCCAGTCCTCGGGATCGCCGTCCTCGACGCGGTCGCTGCCGCGCGCTCCCCCGGCGACCTGCACGAGGGCGTCGACGCCGCCCGTCTCGTCGAGCCAGGCGGCGAGCGCCGCGACGTCGTCGGCGTCGGTCAGGTCGGCGGCGCGGGCCACCACACCCGTCTCGGCCTCGAGGGCGGCGAGCCGGTCGGCGCGGCGGGCGACGCCCACGACGTCCCATCCCCGCGCACGCAGCAGTCGCGCCGTCGCCTCTCCGATACCCGAACTGGCCCCGGTCACCACTGCGCGTCGCGTCATGGCATCCACGCTACCCGTGCCGTTCCTCCCGGCGGTCACCAGGGTGTTACGGCCCGTGACCCCCGGTGTTGTCGGGCGTCGGAGGCGGTGTCTACGCTCGCATCAGGCCACGGCGACCGCCTCGGCCACCAGAGCAGAGGAGTAGCCATGTCGGCACCCGAGAACTGGCGTTTCGAGACCAAGCAGATCCACACGGGCGCTCAGCCGGATCCGGTCACCAAGGCGCGCGCCACGCCCATCTACCAGACCACCTCGTACGTGTTCGACAACGCCGACCACGCGGCGAACCTCTTCGCGCTGGCGGAGTTCGGCAACATCTACACCCGCATCCAGAACCCCACGCAAGACGTCGTCGAGCAGCGCGTCGCCGGCCTCGAGGGCGGCACCGGCGCCCTCCTCGTCGCCAGTGGCCAGGCGGCTGAGACGTTCGCCGTGCTCAACATCGCGCAGGCGGGCGACCACATCGTGTCGTCGAGCTCGATCTACGGCGGCACGTACAACCTGTTCAAGTACACCCTCGCCAAGCTCGGCATCGAGACGACGTTCGTCGAGAACCAGGACGACCCCGAAGAGTGGCGCGCCGCTGTCCGCCCGAACACGAAGCTGTTCTTCGCCGAGACGATCGGCAACCCCAAGATCAACGTGCTCGACATCCGCACGGTCGCCGATGTCGCCCACGACGCCGGCGTGCCCCTCATCGTCGACAACACGATCGCCACGCCCTACCTCATCCGTCCGTTCGAGCACGGCGCCGACATCGTCGTTCACTCCGCCACGAAGTTCCTCGGCGGCCACGGCACGGTCATCGGCGGCGTCATCGTCGACGGCGGCCGGTTCCCCTGGTCGGAGTACTCCGAGCGCTTCCCGGGTCTGACCACGCCCGACCCCTCGTACCACGGCGCGGTCTACACGCAGGCGGTCGGCGACGCTCTCGCCTACGTCATCAAGGCGCGCGTGCAGCTGCTGCGCGACCTGGGTGCCTCGATCGCCCCGCAGAGCGCGTGGCAGCTCATCCAGGGCATCGAGACCCTGTCGCTGCGCATCGAGCGCCACGTGCAGAACGCGCAGGAGATCGCGGAGTGGCTCGAGTCGCACCCCGATGTCGCGAGCGTGAACTACTCCGGCCTGCCCACCTCGCCCTGGTACGCCGCGGCGAACAACTACGCCCCGAAGGGCGTCGGTGCAGTCCTGTCGTTCGAGCTCAAGGGCGGCGTCGAAGCGGGCCGCGAGTTCGTCAACTCGCTCAGCCTGTTCAGCCACCTCGCCAACATCGGTGACGTGCGCTCGCTCGTCATCCACCCGGCCTCGACGACGCACTCGCAGCTCACGCCCGAGCAGCAGCTGACCGCCGGCGTCACGCCCGGTCTCGTGCGCCTGTCGGTGGGTCTCGAGAACATCGACGACCTCAAGGCGGACCTCGACCAGGCCCTCGCCGCCGCGCGTCGCCTGTCGGAGGCCGCGCGCGCCTGAGCCTCGTCTCGACGGAACGCCCCGACCTGCGTCGGGGCGTTTCGCGTTCGTGGGCGTGGGGCCGTGACGAGCGGAGGATCAGGGACGAAGGGAGCACCCTCGACGCGGAGGCGTCCTCCCTCCGCCCCTGATCCTCCACTCACCCCGCGCCCGAGCCCGCCGCCTCCACTTGCCCCACACCCCGGCCCGCGCCCGCACCCGCGCCCGCGCCCTCCACTCACCCCGCGCCCGCGCCCGCGCGAGCGCCGAAGCGGGCGGATTCCCGGAGGATACGCCGGAGGCCGTGACATCCTCCCCAGGCTCCCCGGAGTCGTTCGCTAGATCTTCTGCCGTGGGCGGAGGCTGCCCAGTCCCCCGTCGACGCCCAGCACCTGCCCGGTCATCCACGCGTTCTCTGGTGAGAGCAGGAACTCGATCGCGCGAGCCACGTCGTCGGGCTCGCCGAGCCGCCCGAGCGGGTGCATCGCCTCGGAGACCGTGCGCGAGGTGTCGCTCGAGGTCAGCTTGGCGGTCAGCCGCGTCTGCACCAGCCCCGGGGCGACAGCGTTGACGCGCAGGGCGCGCGCGGCGTAGCTCGCCGCCGCCGACAGCGTCAGACCGATCACGCCGGCTTTCGCGGCGGCGATCGCGTCGTGGTTCGGCAACCCGGCCAGAGCCGCCGCCGACGAGACGAGCACGACCGCGCCCCCGTGGCGCATGTGCGCGCCGGCCGCCCGGACCGCCGCGAAGGCCGTGGTGAGCGACGCCGCGATCAGCCCGTCGTACTGCTCGCGCGAGGTCAGATGCGCGGGTTTGAGAAGCATCGATCCCGCGAACACCGCGATGCCGTCGACCGGACCCGCCTCGCGCACCACGCGATCGACGGCGTCGAAGTCGGTGGCATCCAAGACGAAATCCGGGTCGATGACCGAAGAGTCGCGGGCCGCCGTCAGGACGCGGTGCCCCGCATCGCGCAGTCGCGTCGTGGTCGCACGCCCGATGTCGCTCGAGGCCGCGATGAGGAGGAAGGTCGCCATGCGGCGATCATCCCCGCCGCCGCCACGGGCGAGCGGGGGCTGGACAACGCCGTCAGCCGGTGGTGAGCGCCGCGCGCAGCTTCTCGTTCTCGGCGAGCCAGTCGGGGTCGTCTTCCCACAGATCGGCGAGTTCGCCCTCGTCGGATGTCGCGACAGCGAGCGCCGACACGGCGAGCGCCACCAGCTCGGGCGACGGGGGCGACACCCGCCCGACGAAAGCCTCCACGCTCTCGGCGGAGTCCGGCACCCGGCCCAGAGCGCGCCACGACCTCCGCCGCGGCGATCGCCGTCACCGCGTCGTCGGAGTCGAGCTCGGACGGCGCGGCCTCGGCCGCGACGTGCAGCGCCTCGCTCACGAGCGACCAATCACCCGCGTCGTCGAGCTCGTACGCCCAGTCGGCGGCGCTGTCGTTCCCGAACGGTTCTGCGCTCCACGTACCCATACGCCGCATCGTAGACCGCGCCTCCGACATCGCCGTAACACTCCGGTCAGGCCCGACCGGACCGGAGAGAATGGATGCCATGGACTGGCAGATCTCCGAAGACACGGTGCCCTCGGCGCCGATCACGGAGGCCGATGCCCGTTCGCTGCTCGGCCGGCCGCCCGCGACCGGCGCCTGGCGCGACGGCGACCCCGTCGGCGACCGCCGTTTCGCCGCCTTCGGCCCGTTCGCGACGGAGAACGGCGAGTCCCTTCCCGCGTTCCGTCTCGCGTACGAATCCTGGGGCGAGCTCTCCCCCGCACGCGACAACGCCGTGCTGATCCTGCACGCCCTCACCGGCGACAGCCACGTGCGCGGCGCCGCCGGCCCCGGCCACCCGACGGCCGGCTGGTGGAGCGATCTCGTGGGCCCGGGGGCCGCGATCGACACCGACCGGTGGTTCGTCGTCGCTCCCAACATGCTCGGCGGATGCCAGGGCTCCACGGGACCCGCCAGCATTGCGCCCGACGGGTACGAGTGGGCATCGCGGTTCCCGTACCTGACGATCCGCGATCAGGTGCGCGCCCAGGCACAGCTGGCCGACGCTCTCGGCATCGGCCGGTGGGCCGCGGTCATCGGCGGGTCGATGGGCGGAATGCACGCCCTGGAATGGGCGGTCGGACACCCCGATCGCGTCCAGCGCGCGGCGATCCTGTCGGCGCCGCCGATCACCACCGCCGACCAGATCGCCCTCAACTCGGTGCAGCTCGACACGATCCGCATGGATCCCCGCTTCGCCGCCGGCGAGTATTACGACTCCGGTGACGGCGACGGTCCGCACCGCGGACTCGCGCTGGCTCGCCGCATGGCGCTGCTGAACTACCGCAGCCCCACCGAACTCAACCAACGCTTCCAGCGGTCGTGGCAGTCGGGAGTGAGCCCCCTCGGGCGCGGCGGGCGGTTCGCGGTCGAGTCGTATCTCGACTTCCACGGCAACAAGTTCACGCGTCGTTTCGATGCGAACAGCTATCTCACGCTCGTCGAGGCGATGAACTCCCACGATGTGGGCCGCGATCGCGACGGGGTCGAAGACGCGCTCCGCCGCGTCACCGCGACGACGCTCGTCCTGGGAATCGACAGCGACCGTCTCTTCCCCATCGACGGACAGCACCGCATCGCCCGGGGCATCCCGCACACCCTCGACGGCGACGAGGCGGTCGTGCTCTCCAGCGACTTCGGTCACGACGGCTTCCTCATCGAGACCGCCGCCGTCGCGCACCACCTCCGCCGTCTCCTCGCGACCTGACGGTTGCGGATGCCAGGAGGCCTGGCATCCGTCGCCCTCCCGGTTCGCTCTGCCGCGCGCCCGCTGCGCGCGTCGCACACCTCAGACTCGGTGCGCGGGCGAGGCCGGGCGCCCACGAGCACGTCGAGTGTCCAGAACACCCGGACGTGGCGCGAGCAGCTTCCGGGTGTTCTGGACACTCAGCGGGGGGCACAGCGGCGCAGGCGGCGCGTCAGCCCTGGGTCGGGATCGAACCGGTGATCGCGGTGCGCGCGGCCTCGGCCGCCGGCATCCGGTGCTCGGGATGACGACCGGAGCGGTCCTCGACGCGATACGCCACGAAGGCGACGACGAGTCCGCCCAGCGCCAGCACGGCCCCCACCCACGCCGGCGCCACGAGACCGAGGCCCGCGGCGATCGCGAGACCGCCGAGGAATGCCCCCAGGCTGTTACCGATGTTCAGCGCCGAGTGGTTCAGCGCGGCGGCGATGGACTGGTTGTCTTCGGCGACGTCCATCAGGCGGGTCTGGATGCCGGGGCTCAGGGCCGCACCGCAGAAGGCGACGAGGAAGGCGAAGAGCGTGAGGCTCACGATCCAGCCCGCGGTGAGAGCGAGGCCGACCGAGGCGACACCGAGCGCGAGGAGACCGGCCCGCAGCCAGAACCGCAGGTCTTTGTCGGCCAGGGTGCCGCCGACCACGTTGCCGATCGTCATGCCGACGCCGACGAGCACCAGCACCAGCGACACGGCCCACTCGGGCTGTCCGGCGACGTCGGTGATCATCGGGGCGATGTAGCTGTACATCGCGAAGAACCCGCCGAAGCCGACGGCGCCGATGCCGAGCGCGAACCACACCTGGCCGATGCGGAACACCCGGAGCTCGTCGCGCAGGCGGCGACCGGGCGAGCCGGGATGCTTCGGCACGAACAACGCGATGCAGATCGTGGCGAGCAGGAAGATTCCGGTCACCACGGCGAAGGCCGCGCGCCAGCCGACCTGCTGGCCCAGGAGCGTGCCCAGCGGTACGCCGACGACGTTCGCGATCGTGAGACCCGTGAGGACGAAGGCGACACCCTTCGCGCGGTTGCCGGGACCCAGAGCGTCGGCGGCGACGAGCGCCCCGATGCCGAAGTACGCGCCGTGCGGGAGTCCGGCGAGGAATCGCGAGACGGCGACGAGCTCGAACGTCGGCGCGATCACGGTCAACAGCGTGAAGAACGCCAGCGCCGCCGCGAGCACGATCATCACGCGGTGCCGGGGGAAGCGGGCGACCGACCCCGCGATCGTCGGCGCCCCGATGACCACACCGAGGGCGTACAGCGAGACGAGCCAGCCGGCCTGCGCGATCGCGTCGTCGGGAGACGCCGCCCAGACGGTGGGCACGAGTTCTCGCGCGATGTTGGGCAGAAGGCCCATCACCACGAACTCGGTCATGCCGATGCCGAAACTGCCGATGGCGAGAGAAAGGAGCGCCCGCATCGCCGCACCTCTCGAGGTCGTCGAAGAGGTCACCCGTCGATCGTAATGGGCGCGCAAGGCACTGTCGAATCGTTTCGAGAACGCGAAGCGCGACGTGTCCCGGATGTCAAGATCCGCCTTCGAATCCAGCGATGTCGACGGCGTCGACTACGATCAACCGCGACGACCGGACGGTGCTCAAGGGGGACGGATGTCATCGGGGAAATCAACAGGAACTCGTCGCGCGCTTCCGCGGGCGCTCGCAGCCATGCTCGCCGTGGCGGCGCTCGTCACGGTCACGGCCTGCACCAACGGTGAGGCGGAGATCACGCCGACGCGTCTGCTGCAGTCGGTCGCGGTCGGCGTCACGACCGACGCCGCCATCCGGAGCGTCGAGTCGACCACGATCGCGATCGGCAGTTCGCCGTCCGAGACCAGCAGCGAGTCCGCGACGTTCACGCCGGCCGATGTCGCCGACGACATCCCCGTGCGCATCCGGACCTCGTACCGCACGACCGACTCCAGCGGCACCGACCTGAGCGACCTCGCGGGCTACTCGGGACGCGTCGAGATCGATGTCACGGTCGAGAACCTCACGGTCAAGCCGCAGCAGCTCACCTACGACGCGGCCGGCCAGTCGCGGACGCGGGAGGCCCTGGTCGGTGCCCCGCTGACCATCGCCGCCTCGACCGTCCTCGGCGGAGTGGCCCCGAGCCGGGTCGTCATCGACTCCGACACCGACGCCGCCGTGACCAACGGCGTGCTCAGCCGGTCCGACGAGGGCGACGCGGTCGTCCAATGGGCCTCGCTCCTCGCCCCGCCGTCCGGACGCGCCAGCAGCACGCTGACCCTCGTCGCCGACGTCGACGACTTCTCCGTCCCGGCCTTCGACATCGCGGTGCAGCCGGGGATCTCCACCGACGCCTCGCTCGGCGGGGTCCTGGATGCCGCCTTCAACGACGACCCGACCTCGCAGCTGGCCCTCCAGCGCCGCACGATCGAGGTCGTGGCGGCGGTCAATGAGGTCCTCGGGCGCGCGGGCACCACCATCACCGAGGTGCGCACGAACCTCGAGAGCACGGCCGACACCCTCGGCGTGCGCACGGCGCGCGAGCTCTCCGACAGCACAACCTCGCTCGGCACCTCGATGCGCGGGCTCACCGCTCAGCTCAATGCCCTGCAGACCGACCTGTCGACCACGGTGAACGGAACCAACTCGGCGGTCCTCTCGCAGTTGACCAGCGCCCTCGCCGCGGTCGACGGGATGCTCGGCGACACGACCGCCCCGCCGCCCCCGTCGATCCAGACGGGAAGCGGCTGCGCGGCGACCTCCACCATCCCGGGGGAGGCGAACACGATCTACGCGAACATCCAGCGTCTTGCCCTCGAGCTCGACAACTACGCCTCGGCCGCCGACGAGTGCAAGGGTGAAGTGCAGAGCGCTCTGCGTCAGACCATCGGACCCGACGCACCCAGCGCCGAGACCTGCCAGAGCCCCTCGACAACGTGCGCGCTCTTCAGCGCTCAGGGCGAGGTGAACGCGACCCTCGCTCAGCTGGTGGTCGACGGGCGCGAACTCGTCGACTCGCTCAAGCCCGAGCTGATGTCGTCGGTCGTCACCCAGTTCGACCAGACCTCGGCCGCCGTCGAAGCCGTGCGCGCTGCGACGAAGAAGGTCTCGGATGGCCTTCCCGATGGGTCCGTCCCGCAGTCGCTCACCGAGGTTGGCGCCGCACTCGACACCCTGTCGGGATCGCTCGGCTCCCTGTCGTCCGCGCTGTCGGGCGTCAACCAGATCGCCCGAGACGCCCGCGCGGAACTCGGCGATCCGTACACCCGCGGATCGATTCGCGAACAGGCGACCCGCCTCGCGGACGAGATCTGCTCGCTGGCCCCCGACGACGACTGGACCCCGCCCGGCGGGGGCGGCGGCGATCCGAAGCCCGAGCCGAGCACGAGCCCCGACCCGGACGACGGTGACGACAGCGGTGACAAGGCGAGCGTGCCGCCCGTCATCATCGGCGGCCCGACCCTCGCGCAGGTCGATCGCCT includes these proteins:
- a CDS encoding MFS transporter yields the protein MSRVSGAVGRMRGSALGVTAGLIGWFVLVELASGILQGFYVPLLPDIVVHLGIRDADVNWFEAAQLLLSALVLPVLAKLGDMFGHKRILLFSAIATAAASWWLVFADSFTTFLLAWALQGFYVVWLPLEIALIFDRGRRQKRGVSQTRRAAGLLVVGLQVGAIAGALAAGRLFAATGGDLRLSLAVPAIVVTLVCLVIWWGVPESEPSSGQRRLDTGGFVILAAALLCVTGALSFVRLPDGPGPAVIVGLLIAGVVLGVVFVLFELRQPDPAVDIRVLRRPEMWPVQVTAFLVGLSLLGAQGPLATYAGTDRALGYGLGLDASGRSNIIGVYLVSLIAGAVLFAVTSRRANPRVTLIVAATLVGVGYALLLPLHVELWQVLLCLSIAGLGSGALVAAMPAAAAAAAPRGQTGVASALTNTTKTIGGTMSSAVFGVVLAGGAGAVVAETAAPLSGYLTVWIICAAGGFVAAVLLVFVPKVAFADTAEEEAAAGAGRGVVA
- a CDS encoding SDR family oxidoreductase produces the protein MTRRAVVTGASSGIGEATARLLRARGWDVVGVARRADRLAALEAETGVVARAADLTDADDVAALAAWLDETGGVDALVQVAGGARGSDRVEDGDPEDWRWMFEANVLASQRLVASLLPVLRRAADAAGHADLLFVTSTAAQNAYPGGGGYNAAKAGESMLVHALRQELNGEPLRVIEIAPGMVRTEEFTLNRLGGDQDAADKLYEGVEAPLVADDVADVIAYALGAPGHVNLDLVTVRPVAQSAQHLLARGPLRVRDTQG
- a CDS encoding bifunctional o-acetylhomoserine/o-acetylserine sulfhydrylase, with the protein product MSAPENWRFETKQIHTGAQPDPVTKARATPIYQTTSYVFDNADHAANLFALAEFGNIYTRIQNPTQDVVEQRVAGLEGGTGALLVASGQAAETFAVLNIAQAGDHIVSSSSIYGGTYNLFKYTLAKLGIETTFVENQDDPEEWRAAVRPNTKLFFAETIGNPKINVLDIRTVADVAHDAGVPLIVDNTIATPYLIRPFEHGADIVVHSATKFLGGHGTVIGGVIVDGGRFPWSEYSERFPGLTTPDPSYHGAVYTQAVGDALAYVIKARVQLLRDLGASIAPQSAWQLIQGIETLSLRIERHVQNAQEIAEWLESHPDVASVNYSGLPTSPWYAAANNYAPKGVGAVLSFELKGGVEAGREFVNSLSLFSHLANIGDVRSLVIHPASTTHSQLTPEQQLTAGVTPGLVRLSVGLENIDDLKADLDQALAAARRLSEAARA
- a CDS encoding SDR family oxidoreductase, which translates into the protein MATFLLIAASSDIGRATTTRLRDAGHRVLTAARDSSVIDPDFVLDATDFDAVDRVVREAGPVDGIAVFAGSMLLKPAHLTSREQYDGLIAASLTTAFAAVRAAGAHMRHGGAVVLVSSAAALAGLPNHDAIAAAKAGVIGLTLSAAASYAARALRVNAVAPGLVQTRLTAKLTSSDTSRTVSEAMHPLGRLGEPDDVARAIEFLLSPENAWMTGQVLGVDGGLGSLRPRQKI
- a CDS encoding DUF4259 domain-containing protein is translated as MPDSAESVEAFVGRVSPPSPELVALAVSALAVATSDEGELADLWEDDPDWLAENEKLRAALTTG
- a CDS encoding homoserine O-acetyltransferase; translated protein: MDWQISEDTVPSAPITEADARSLLGRPPATGAWRDGDPVGDRRFAAFGPFATENGESLPAFRLAYESWGELSPARDNAVLILHALTGDSHVRGAAGPGHPTAGWWSDLVGPGAAIDTDRWFVVAPNMLGGCQGSTGPASIAPDGYEWASRFPYLTIRDQVRAQAQLADALGIGRWAAVIGGSMGGMHALEWAVGHPDRVQRAAILSAPPITTADQIALNSVQLDTIRMDPRFAAGEYYDSGDGDGPHRGLALARRMALLNYRSPTELNQRFQRSWQSGVSPLGRGGRFAVESYLDFHGNKFTRRFDANSYLTLVEAMNSHDVGRDRDGVEDALRRVTATTLVLGIDSDRLFPIDGQHRIARGIPHTLDGDEAVVLSSDFGHDGFLIETAAVAHHLRRLLAT
- a CDS encoding MFS transporter, translating into MTSSTTSRGAAMRALLSLAIGSFGIGMTEFVVMGLLPNIARELVPTVWAASPDDAIAQAGWLVSLYALGVVIGAPTIAGSVARFPRHRVMIVLAAALAFFTLLTVIAPTFELVAVSRFLAGLPHGAYFGIGALVAADALGPGNRAKGVAFVLTGLTIANVVGVPLGTLLGQQVGWRAAFAVVTGIFLLATICIALFVPKHPGSPGRRLRDELRVFRIGQVWFALGIGAVGFGGFFAMYSYIAPMITDVAGQPEWAVSLVLVLVGVGMTIGNVVGGTLADKDLRFWLRAGLLALGVASVGLALTAGWIVSLTLFAFLVAFCGAALSPGIQTRLMDVAEDNQSIAAALNHSALNIGNSLGAFLGGLAIAAGLGLVAPAWVGAVLALGGLVVAFVAYRVEDRSGRHPEHRMPAAEAARTAITGSIPTQG